One segment of Dama dama isolate Ldn47 chromosome 15, ASM3311817v1, whole genome shotgun sequence DNA contains the following:
- the CISD1 gene encoding CDGSH iron-sulfur domain-containing protein 1, whose translation MSMTSSVRVEWIAAVTIAAGTAAIGYLAYKRFYVKDHRNKSMVNPHIQKDNPKVVHAFDMEDLGDKAVYCRCWRSKKFPLCDGSHTKHNEETGDNVGPLIIKKKDT comes from the exons ATGAGTATGACTTCCAGCGTACGAG TTGAATGGATCGCAGCTGTTACCATTGCTGCTGGAACAGCTGCCATTGGTTATCTAGCTTACAAAAGATTTTATGTTAAAGATCATCGCAACAAATCTATGGTAAACCCTCACATCCAGAAAGACAACCCCAAGGTAGTACATGCTTTTGACATGGAGGATTTGGGAGATAAAGCCGTGTACTGCCGTTGTTGGAGGTCCAAAAAG TTCCCACTCTGTGATGGATCTCACACAAAACACAATGAAGAAACTGGAGACAACGTGGGACCTCTGatcattaagaaaaaagacaCTTAA